The following proteins are encoded in a genomic region of Brachypodium distachyon strain Bd21 chromosome 1, Brachypodium_distachyon_v3.0, whole genome shotgun sequence:
- the LOC100829273 gene encoding FT-interacting protein 1: protein MGGNQEAHHEDFQLKDTNPLLGEQWPKGAAGPARPAVGGGIAGWLGMDKPSSTYDLVEQMFFLYVRVVKAKDLPLNPVTGAPMDAYVEVKLGNYKGTTKHHDRRLNPEWDQVFAFSKSRVQSNALEVFLKDREMLGLGRDDYVGRVVFDLGEVPTRVPPDSPLAPQWYRLEDRRGGKVRGELMLAVWIGTQADEAFPEAWHSDAATVRGEGVASVRSKAYVSPKLWYLRVNVIEAQDVQPQSRGRAPEVFVKAQVGNQVLKTSVAPAAATLNPRWNEDLVFVVAEPFEEQLVMTVEDRVSARKDDLLGRVQLPLSIFEKRLDHRPFVQSRWFDLEKFGINAMEGETRRELRFASRVHVRACLEGAYHVMDESTMYISDTRPTARQLWKPPVGVLEVGILGAAGLQPMKNRDGRGSTDAYCVAKYGQKWVRTRTMIGTFSPTWNEQYTWEVFDPSTVITIGVFDNCHLGNNNNNNNATGAPPPPPARDARVGKIRIRLSTLETDRVYTHAYPLILLQPSGVKKMGELRLAVRFTCLSMMNMLHLYTQPLLPRMHYLHPFTVTQLDALRYQAMGIVAARLARAEPPLRREVVEYMLDVESHMWSMRRSKANFFRAVSLFSGAAAGARWFNDVCHWKNVATTALVHVLLLILIWYPELILPTVFLYMFMIGLWNYRKRPRHPPHMDTKMSWAEAVHPDELDEEFDTFPTSRQQDVVYMRYDRLRSVAGRIQTVVGDMATQGERLQSLLGWRDPRATCLFVVFCLLAAVVLYVTPFRVVALVAGLYLLRHPRFRSKLPSVPSNFFRRLPSRADSML from the coding sequence ATGGGCGGGAACCAGGAGGCGCACCACGAGGACTTCCAGCTCAAGGACACGAACCCGCTGCTGGGCGAGCAATGGCCCAAAGGCGCAGCAGGCCCGGCACGCCCAGCCGtgggcggcggcatcgccggTTGGCTGGGCATGGACAAGCCATCAAGCACGTACGACCTTGTGGAGCAGATGTTCTTCCTGTACGTGCGCGTGGTGAAGGCCAAGGACCTGCCCCTGAACCCGGTGACCGGCGCTCCCATGGACGCCTACGTGGAGGTGAAGCTGGGCAACTACAAGGGCACCACCAAGCACCACGACCGGCGGCTCAACCCGGAATGGGACCAGGTGTTCGCCTTCTCCAAGTCCCGCGTCCAGTCCAACGCCCTGGAGGTGTTCCTCAAGGACCGCGAGatgctgggcctgggccgcgACGACTACGTGGGCCGCGTCGTCTTCGACCTCGGCGAGGTCCCCACCCGCGTCCCGCCCGACAGCCCGCTCGCCCCGCAGTGGTACCGCCTCGAGgaccgccgcggcggcaaggtGCGCGGCGAGCTGATGCTGGCCGTCTGGATCGGCACCCAGGCCGACGAGGCGTTCCCCGAGGCCTGGCACTCGGACGCCGCCACCGTGCGCGGCGAGGGCGTGGCCAGCGTGCGCTCCAAGGCCTACGTCTCCCCCAAGCTCTGGTACCTCCGGGTGAACGTGATTGAGGCCCAGGACGTGCAGCCGCAGTCCCGGGGACGCGCACCCGAGGTGTTCGTCAAGGCGCAGGTCGGGAACCAGGTCCTCAAGACGTCCGTGGCACCGGCGGCCGCGACGCTCAACCCGCGGTGGAACGAGGACCTGGTGTTCGTCGTGGCCGAGCCCTTCGAGGAGCAGCTGGTCATGACCGTGGAGGACCGCGTGTCGGCGCGCAAGGACGACTTGCTTGGGCGCGTCCAGCTCCCGCTCTCGATCTTCGAGAAGCGGCTCGACCACCGGCCCTTCGTGCAGTCCCGGTGGTTCGACCTCGAGAAGTTCGGCATCAACGCCATGGAGGGCGAGACGCGGCGTGAGCTCCGGTTCGCCAGCCGCGTCCACGTCCGCGCCTGCCTCGAGGGCGCCTACCACGTCATGGACGAGTCCACCATGTACATCAGCGACACCCGCCCCACGGCGCGCCAGCTCTGGAAGCCGCCCGTGGGGGTGCTCGAGGTCGGCATCCTCGGCGCGGCCGGGCTGCAGCCCATGAAGAACCGCGACGGCCGCGGCAGCACGGACGCCTACTGCGTGGCCAAGTACGGGCAGAAGTGGGTGCGCACGCGCACCATGATCGGCACCTTCAGCCCCACCTGGAACGAGCAGTACACCTGGGAGGTGTTCGACCCTTCCACCGTCATCACCATCGGCGTCTTCGACAACTGCCACctcggcaacaacaacaacaacaacaatgcaaccggagcgccaccgccgccaccggcgaggGACGCGCGCGTGGGCAAGATCCGGATCCGGCTGTCGACGCTGGAGACGGACCGGGTGTACACGCACGCGTACCCGCTGATCCTGCTGCAGCCATCGGGGGTGAAGAAGATGGGCGAGCTCCGCCTGGCCGTGCGCTTCACCTGCCTCTCCATGATGAACATGCTGCACCTCTACACGCAGCCGCTGCTCCCCAGGATGCACTACCTGCACCCGTTCACGGTCACCCAGCTCGACGCGCTCCGGTACCAGGCCATGGGCATCGTGGCGGCgcgcctcgcccgcgccgagCCGCCGCTGCGCCGGGAAGTGGTCGAGTACATGCTGGACGTCGAGTCCCACATGTGGAGCATGCGGCGGAGCAAGGCCAACTTCTTCCGCGCCGTGTCGCTCTTCTCGGGCGCGGCCGCCGGGGCCCGGTGGTTCAACGACGTGTGCCACTGGAAGAACGTGGCCACGACGGCGCTGGTGCACGTGCTTCTGTTGATACTGATATGGTACCCGGAGCTCATCCTGCCCACGGTGTTCCTCTACATGTTCATGATCGGGCTGTGGAACTACCGGAAACGgccgcgccacccgccgcaCATGGACACGAAGATGTCGTGGGCGGAGGCCGTGCACCCGGACGAGCTGGACGAGGAGTTCGACACGTTCCCGACGTCCAGGCAGCAGGACGTGGTTTACATGCGCTACGACCGGCTGAGGAGCGTGGCCGGGAGGATACAGACGGTGGTCGGCGACATGGCCACGCAGGGGGAGCGGCTGCAGTCGTTGCTCGGGTGGCGTGACCCGAGGGCCACCTGCCTGTTCGTGGTGTTctgcctcctcgccgccgtcgtgctCTACGTCACGCCGTTCCGGGTGGTGGCGCTCGTTGCCGGGCTGTATCTGCTCCGGCACCCGCGGTTCCGCAGCAAGCTCCCGTCCGTGCCGAGCAACTTCTTCCGGCGGCTGCCGTCGCGGGCTGACAGCATGCTCTGA
- the LOC100823833 gene encoding transcription factor bHLH48: protein MRRPSPPPAAGGEIQALAVAPASAAGSSSSTTTTGGGGSFTALLGLPMSQAMELLLPPSAPPPPTFPSDPSLVDRAARFSAFASSNSPSPTPPPPPPAAKRKADHAADRASKGKKGKTTAGGSDEKDAGGGEDEKPAYVHVRARRGQATDSHSLAERARREKINARMELLKELVPGCSKVSGTALVLDEIINHVQSLQRQVEYLSMRLAAVNPRVDFGGLDSFLTSECGRITGLNCKSGMDLEQVTWPDMGVHGARHLMQLQQQFWHGDLAHPHQPPSQWEKRGDVNPPVFSHSSSSLFGYDLASSGQQQPQPNKLKTEL, encoded by the exons ATGCgccgcccctcgccgccgcccgcagccGGGGGCGAGATCCAGGCCCTGGCAGTGGCGCCCGCCTCCgctgcgggctcctcctcctccaccaccaccaccggcggcggcggctccttcACGGCGCTCCTGGGGCTCCCGATGTCCCAGGCCATGGAGCTCCTGCTCCCGCCgtccgctccgccgcctcccacctTCCCGTCCGACCCCAGCCTCGTCGACCGCGCCGCGCGCTTCTCCGCCTTCGCGTCCTCTAATTCCCCGTCCcccacccctcctccccctccccccgccGCCAAGCGCAAGGCCGACcacgccgccgaccgcgcctcCAAG gggaagaaggggaagacgacggccggcggcagcgacgagaaggacgcgggcggcggcgaggatgagAAGCCGGCGTACGTGCACGTCAGGGCCAGGAGGGGCCAGGCCACGGATAGCCATAGCCTCGCCGAGCGG gcGAGACGCGAGAAGATAAATGCGAGGATGGAGCTGCTCAAGGAGCTGGTCCCCGGATGCAGCAAG GTATCAGGAACAGCGCTGGTACTGGATGAGATCATCAATCATGTTCAATCTCTTCAAAGACAAGTTGAG TACTTATCAATGAGACTAGCAGCAGTAAACCCGAGGGTTGACTTCGGTGGGCTTGACAGCTTTTTGACTTCCGAG TGTGGAAGAATAACAGGTTTGAACTGTAAGAGTGGAATGGACTTGGAGCAGGTCACCTGGCCTGACATGGGCGTCCATGGAGCAAGGCATCTTATGCAACTACAACAACAGTTTTGGCATGGTGATTTAGCACATCCACACCAACCGCCATCACAGTGGGAAAAGCGGGGGGATGTTAATCCTCCTGTCTTTAGCCACTCCAGTTCCTCCCTCTTTGGCTATGATCTCGCAAGCTCTG GTCAACAGCAACCTCAGCCAAACAAGCTAAAGACAGAGCTGTAA
- the LOC112270037 gene encoding uncharacterized protein LOC112270037, translating into MFLLAVQSDQTLYAPPVLLQPQREIKTSRNNGGSKTHPCACLMRAHANFARSQVGPVRRVFHSPWEELVADHGIVLGDCIIFHFPKEDNHTFVIQITNRKRKNKTRIDTSVSAEAFNHDIEYKLECAILSNGVSLCDEARANLHSMLSTVVLGQELFLCIVYLQPTSSSAWSLERFGTCFPFNSKVPANQTGCNPAYLYCGTLSTTRIVEMLSYRLFAFLMTNLPDPIFGIYVPALKNVSQSTNLFVKLFCCVWWGLRNLR; encoded by the exons ATGTTTTTGCTTGCAGTTCAATCAGATCAAACTCTATATGCCCCACCTGTTTTGTTGCAGCCACAGAGGGAGATAAAAACCAGTAGGAACAATGGAGGAAGCAAAACACACCCTTGCGCCTGCTTGATGAG GGCCCATGCGAATTTTGCAAGAAGCCAAGTGGGCCCTGTAAGACGCGTATTCCACTCTCCATGGGAGGAGCTTGTTGCTGACCATGGGATCGTCCTGGGAGATTGTATAATTTTCCATTTTCCAAAGGAGGACAATCACACGTTTGTGATTCAGATCACAAACAGGAAGCGGAAGAATAAGACACGTATTGACACATCAG TGTCTGCTGAAGCTTTCAACCACGACATTGAATACAAGCTAGAATGTGCTATTCTCTCAAATGGCGTGTCTCTTTGTGATGAGGCGCGAGCCAATTTGCACTCCATGTTGTCGACAGTGGTGCTAGGGCAGGAGCTATTTTTGTGCATCGTTTATCTGCAACCAACATCAAGCAGTGCTTG GTCCTTGGAGCGGTTTGGTACTTGCTTTCCATTCAACTCAAAGGTGCCTGCTAATCAAACGGGCTGTAATCCTGCATATTTATACTGTGGAACATTGTCGACGACACGGATCGTGGAAATGCTTTCTTACAGACTGTTTGCCTTCTTAATGACCAATCTTCCAGATCCAATCTTTGGAATTTATGTGCCGGCTCTGAAAAATGTTTCGCAATCAACAAATCTCTTCGTGAAATTATTCTGCTGTGTTTGGTGGGGTCTGCGAAATCTTAG GTAA
- the LOC100823528 gene encoding 3,9-dihydroxypterocarpan 6A-monooxygenase yields MEVAAAARDLFSTPTSTPLLVLIAGATAVLYAVLRRRGSGLRLPPSPFALPILGHLHLLAPLPHQALHRLAQRHGPLLFLRLGSVPCIAACSPDAAREILKTHEAAFLDRPKPAAVHRLTYGGQDFSFSPYGAYWRFMKKACVHELLAGRTLDRLAHVRREEVGRLVQSLAASAADGAAVDVDAALMGLTGDIVSRMVMGRRWTGDDNDTEEMRSVVAETAELTGTFNLQDYIGAFKYWDAQGLGKRIDAVHRKFDAMMERILTARDAKRRQQKLDQDGCETEGKDILDILFDMHEDEAAEMPLSRDNIKAFMLDIFAAGTDTTTITVEWAMSELINNPAVLRRAQEEIDAVVGKSRLVDESDVASLPYLQAVAKETLRLHPTGPLVVRRSLEQCKVGGYDVPAGATVFVNVWAIGRDPACWPEPLEFRPERFLGGGCNAGTDVRGQHFHMLPFGSGRRICPGASLALLVVHAALAAMVQCFEWRPVGGGDKVDMEEGPGLTLPRKHPLVCAVKPRLHPLPLP; encoded by the exons ATGGAGGTGGCCGCAGCGGCACGAGACCTCTTCAGTACTCCCACGAGCACACCGCTCCTCGTGCTCATCGCaggcgccaccgccgtcctCTACGCCGTGCTCCGGCGCCGGGGcagcggcctccgcctcccgccgaGCCCATTCGCGCTCCCCATCCTgggccacctccacctcctggcgccgctgccgcaccAGGCGCTGCACCGGCTGGCCCAGCGCCACGGcccgctcctcttcctccggcTGGGCTCCGTGCCCTGCATCGCCGCCTGCTCCCCCGACGCGGCCCGCGAGATCCTCAAGACCCACGAGGCCGCGTTCCTGGACCGGCCCAAGCCGGCGGCCGTGCACCGCCTCACCTACGGCGGGCAGGacttctccttctccccctACGGCGCCTACTGGCGCTTCATGAAGAAGGCGTGCGTGCACGAGCTCCTGGCGGGCCGCACGCTGGACCGGCTGGCCCACGTCCGGCGCGAGGAGGTGGGCCGGCTCGTGCAGTCCCTTgccgcgagcgccgccgatgGCGCGGCCGTGGACGTGGACGCGGCGCTCATGGGCCTGACGGGCGACATCGTGTCCCGCATGGTGATGGGCCGGCGGTGGACCGGTGACGACAACGACACGGAGGAGATGCGGAGCGTGGTGGCCGAGACGGCCGAGCTCACGGGCACCTTCAACCTGCAGGACTACATCGGCGCCTTCAAGTACTGGGACGCGCAGGGGCTCGGCAAGCGCATCGATGCCGTGCACCGCAAGTTCGACGCCATGATGGAGCGCATCCTCACGGCCAGGGACGCCAAGAGGCGCCAGCAGAAGCTGGATCAGGACGGCTGCGAAACCGAAGGGAAGGACATTCTTGACATCCTCTTCGACATGCACGAAGACGAAGCCGCCGAGATGCCGCTCAGCCGGGACAACATCAAGGCCTTCATGCTG GACATCTTTGCGGCGGGGACGGACACGACGACGATCACGGTGGAGTGGGCGATGTCGGAGCTGATCAACAACCCGGCCGTGCTCCGGAGGGCGCAGGAGGAGATAGACGCCGTGGTCGGGAAATCCCGTCTCGTGGACGAATCCGACGTCGCCAGCCTGCCGTACCTGCAGGCGGTGGCGAAGGAGACGCTGCGGCTGCACCCGACGGGGCCGCTGGTGGTCCGTCGCTCCCTGGAGCAGTGCAAGGTGGGCGGGTACGACGTGCCGGCGGGGGCGACGGTGTTCGTCAACGTGTGGGCCATCGGGCGCGACCCGGCGTGCTGGCCGGAGCCGCTGGAGTTCAGGCCGGAGCGGTTCCTCGGGGGCGGCTGCAACGCCGGGACGGACGTGCGCGGGCAGCACTTCCACATGCTGCCCTTCGGGTCCGGCCGCCGGATCTGCCCCGGCGCCTCGCTCGCCTTGCTCGTGGTGCACGCCGCGCTGGCCGCCATGGTGCAGTGCTTCGAGTGGCGGCCCGTGGGAGGTGGGGATAAGGTGGACATGGAGGAAGGGCCAGGGCTCACGCTGCCGAGGAAGCACCCGCTCGTCTGCGCCGTCAAACCGCGCCTCCACCCCTTGCCGCTGCcgtga